The DNA sequence CTTCTCGCAGGATGAAGGGCCGGCAGGCGGGAACTTCCCGACCCCGATCAACCAGGTGACGGTGGATCAGTTCAACGAAATCTCGGCAATCCTGAGCAGCGTCTATGGCGTGGAGACGGGGCCGTTGGTCACGAACCGGCCGTTCGAGAACGATCGCTACTTCATCCGCGCGGACTGGCAGCTGAACGACAAGCACCGGCTCGAAGCGACCTATCAGCGGCTCGAAGAATCGACGGTGCGGCCGGACGACCAGGCGTCCACGGGTTCCTTTGCAGGCACCGTGGTTGGCGAGAACACCTTCTACTACAGCGGCACCAAGTCGGATTATTATGCCGCCCGCCTCTATTCGCAGTGGACCGACGATTTCTCCACCGAACTGCGCTATTCGCATTCGAAGGTGAAGGATCTGCAGGATCCGATCGGCGGCGGCGAGGCGCAGGATGCCAACCCGATTCCGCGCATCATCGTGGGCGTGGACAACGGCAGCGATCCCGCGGGCGCAGTGGAAGCCGGTCCGGGCTTCTCGCGTTCGGGCAACGATCTCCTGACCAAGCTCGACCAGTATCGCGCCGCGGCGACCTATGAACTGGGTAACCACCGCGTGAAGTTCGGCGTCGAGGCCAACCACGCCGAGCTGTTCAACCTGTTCGTGCAGAATGCCACCGGCACGCTGGTGTTCGAGAATATCGACGACCTCCGCGAAGGTCTGCTGTCGACCGGCACCGACACCTTCAACACGCCTGCCAATGTGGTCAACGGAAGCACCGCCGGTGCCTTCGGCAACTTCTCGGCCACTGGCGACGTGCGCGCCGCCGGCGCCGAGTTCAGCCGCACGATCGTTTCCCCCTTCATTCAGGACGAATGGCAGGTGACCGATCGCCTCTCCGCCACGCTGGGTGTGCGTGTCGACTATTACAGCGGCGACCATCCGACGCTGAACACCAACTTCGTGAACCGTTACGGCTTCCCGAACACCTCGGGCTTCAGCGATCTCGATCCGCTGTGGATGCCGCGCGCGGCGCTGAGCTATGATCTCGATGACTTTGCCGTGTTTTCCCGCGCCCAGCTGCGTGGTGGCGTCGGTATCTTCTCCGGCGGCGATCCGCTGGTGTGGTTCGGCAATGCCTTCCAGAACAACGGCATTGGTTTTGCCACGGGCACGACAGCGGACGATGCCTGCCCGGCAGGCCCGATCGACGTGGTCGTGGACGGCACCTTTACCGGATTGCCCGACTGCTTCCAGGCTTCGGCTTCGGACAGTGCGGCGGCCGGTCTTGGCGATACGCAGTCCATCGCACCCGACATCAAGATGCCGTCGGTGGTGCGCGCCAACATCGGCTTCCAGTCGAACCTCGACTTTGCGCCGAGCGGTTTCTTCAGCGGCTGGAACCTTAACCTGGACTACATCTACAGCCACTTCCGCAACCCGTTCACACTGGTCGATCTGTCGCAGACGGTGAACATCAATCGCGGTATCGGTGGCTATACGATCGATGGCCGGCCCATCTACGCAGCCATCGACCCGACCCGCGCTAACTGCGACGCGACGCTGGTCGATCTGAACCCCGGCCCGGTGTATGATGGTGTGTCGAGTGCGTGTTTCGGCACCAGTCGTGATGACGAACTGATGCTGACGAACTCCGGCGGGTACGACAGCCATGTCGCATCCTTCATCCTGTCGAAGAACTTCAACGGCGGGCTGTTCACCGAAGGCGGCAGCACGTTCATCAGCATCGGCTATTCCTACACCGATGCCGAAGATCGCCGGAACCTGTACAATTCGACGGCCGGCTCCAACTATGACGGTACGGCGGCCTTCGACCGGCAGAACCCGGCGGCGTCGCGTGGCTTCTATTCGAGCAAGCACAATATTTCCGTGGGCGCGAGCCTGGCCAATGAGTTCGTGGACGATCTCGAGACCCGGCTGAACTTCACCTTCGTCGCGCGTTCGGGCAGGCCCTACAGCCTGACCTTCGCCGGCGGCGGCGTGTTCAACGACAGCGCATCCGGCAATGATAACGCGCTGGTCTATCTGCCGACCGGGGCGGGCGATCCGAACATCTCGCCCACTTCCAACATGGCGGCGGTGCAGAACCTGGCGGACTGGGCGGCCACCACCGGTTGCGCCAAGGACTATGTGGGCCAGACGATCCTGCGCAATACCTGCTCGAACGACTGGTACTACGATCTCGACCTGTCCTTCTCGCAGGAACTGCCGGGGCCGA is a window from the Altererythrobacter sp. B11 genome containing:
- a CDS encoding TonB-dependent receptor: MKLKYLLAASTLGLSTAVILPAPVMAQQITSGVEGRVLDDAGMPIAGATATVTDTRTGATRTLTTSSSGTFVATNLVTGGPYTVSVTADGYEGQTLSDLNLTLQGNTSLNFSLSAGGGEIVVNAARVQVTQLAVGPGTSFTQDVIENAPTFNRDVRDIIRIDPRVSLDRDDGGSGQDRISCLGGNDRGNAFTVDGISQGDIYGLNDTGFSSRSSTPIPYDAVRETQVQFAPFDVDYSNFTGCAINVVTRSGSNEIHGGAFYEYSDDGMRGNTVKGIEVAPVEPDKRWGVHLGGPLIKDQLFIFGAYEHQETGFSQDEGPAGGNFPTPINQVTVDQFNEISAILSSVYGVETGPLVTNRPFENDRYFIRADWQLNDKHRLEATYQRLEESTVRPDDQASTGSFAGTVVGENTFYYSGTKSDYYAARLYSQWTDDFSTELRYSHSKVKDLQDPIGGGEAQDANPIPRIIVGVDNGSDPAGAVEAGPGFSRSGNDLLTKLDQYRAAATYELGNHRVKFGVEANHAELFNLFVQNATGTLVFENIDDLREGLLSTGTDTFNTPANVVNGSTAGAFGNFSATGDVRAAGAEFSRTIVSPFIQDEWQVTDRLSATLGVRVDYYSGDHPTLNTNFVNRYGFPNTSGFSDLDPLWMPRAALSYDLDDFAVFSRAQLRGGVGIFSGGDPLVWFGNAFQNNGIGFATGTTADDACPAGPIDVVVDGTFTGLPDCFQASASDSAAAGLGDTQSIAPDIKMPSVVRANIGFQSNLDFAPSGFFSGWNLNLDYIYSHFRNPFTLVDLSQTVNINRGIGGYTIDGRPIYAAIDPTRANCDATLVDLNPGPVYDGVSSACFGTSRDDELMLTNSGGYDSHVASFILSKNFNGGLFTEGGSTFISIGYSYTDAEDRRNLYNSTAGSNYDGTAAFDRQNPAASRGFYSSKHNISVGASLANEFVDDLETRLNFTFVARSGRPYSLTFAGGGVFNDSASGNDNALVYLPTGAGDPNISPTSNMAAVQNLADWAATTGCAKDYVGQTILRNTCSNDWYYDLDLSFSQELPGPMSLFGYKDDRLKLYAMMDNFLNFLDQDWNVQKRRNYVGLQDVASLSGVDSAGRYIITGFNGVDSIASDNQINFSSSVWRLKVGISYDF